One Alicyclobacillus acidoterrestris DNA window includes the following coding sequences:
- a CDS encoding Stp1/IreP family PP2C-type Ser/Thr phosphatase — MLYAAKSHIGLVRTMNQDGYIIVPNLGQGELYLVADGMGGPSAGDVASQLAVERVSAYMKEHIGGQSDSADVLLAAVHHANEAIYQEATGNPDYQGMGTTIVCAYADNHQVHIAHVGDSRAYLLSGGELRQVTKDHSLVAELVRRGQLTQDEAKVHPQRNIVTRSLGTEPRSVPDVNSFTWQEADTILLCSDGLTNLVDDAEIGQFMQRAQGCQDEASLNQVLEDMIELVLKRGGSDNVTALVVVHREERGDA, encoded by the coding sequence ATGTTATATGCTGCGAAATCTCACATCGGCCTAGTTCGGACAATGAATCAGGACGGATATATCATCGTGCCCAATCTCGGACAAGGGGAATTGTATCTTGTCGCGGATGGCATGGGTGGCCCGTCTGCAGGGGACGTCGCCAGTCAACTCGCCGTGGAGCGAGTGAGCGCTTATATGAAGGAACATATTGGAGGTCAGAGCGATTCGGCTGATGTGTTGTTGGCAGCTGTCCATCACGCCAATGAGGCCATCTATCAAGAGGCAACTGGAAATCCTGATTACCAGGGGATGGGGACGACGATAGTCTGCGCCTATGCGGACAACCATCAGGTCCATATCGCGCACGTAGGCGACAGCCGCGCATACCTCTTGTCCGGCGGTGAACTCCGGCAGGTGACAAAAGACCACAGCTTGGTTGCCGAATTGGTGCGTCGAGGACAACTGACACAGGATGAAGCAAAGGTCCATCCCCAGCGCAATATCGTGACGAGATCGCTCGGTACGGAACCGCGCAGTGTCCCGGACGTCAATAGCTTTACATGGCAAGAGGCGGATACCATTCTGCTTTGTTCGGATGGCCTTACGAACCTGGTCGACGACGCGGAAATCGGGCAGTTTATGCAGAGGGCGCAAGGTTGTCAAGACGAGGCGTCGTTGAATCAAGTCCTGGAAGATATGATTGAACTCGTGCTCAAGCGCGGTGGCTCTGATAACGTGACCGCACTGGTTGTCGTCCACCGAGAGGAGCGTGGTGACGCTTGA
- the pknB gene encoding Stk1 family PASTA domain-containing Ser/Thr kinase: MNARILGGRYQLQEVIGGGGMAIVYRAVDTLLDRVVAIKMLRSQFVEDEEFVGRFRQEAQNAARLSHPNIVNVYDVGVADKEYYIVMEYVDGQTLKDVIVERAPLPVEEAIDLCVQICAALAHAHEQHIIHRDVKPHNILVNKFGVVKVTDFGIARAVTGNTITDRQATSVLGSVHYFSPEQARGGQTDAKSDIYSLGVVLYEMLTGSLPFSGPSPVSVALKHLREQFVEPRELNKDIPQSLENIILRCMVKAPEGRYVNMAAVKADLEDALEHPNVPKFQPTLDYDDKTIAVPVVGDGFSDVSPEIRAVKPRRSWRRVGTYIGIGVVAAAALGVGGYAAIALVTHLVEVPDASLPSVVGKSADAAMKSLENAGFSANQIKEDYEPNASKPKGIVYDQSPSGNTKVKRTREITLYISKGAPKMSMPDVTGQPYDQAKQSLISAGFSAANITEQTQESSTVPSGQVISSDPAAGEPVATNGKIVLTVSQQENTTVPNLLGLSYDDAVQALANANLKVGKVSYNKTTQIPDGQVYYIYPYVEGQSVPAGSTVNLYVAENPGSTSGSGNNSTGNGSADNNTTAGGGSTGSANGTGNGTSASSTAEPHKVSITVQAQKGPATQVEVVIDDANGDNQVVVNQSVHKTTTWQETLYLDPGQTGDVKVYENGKLANDYPVRG, encoded by the coding sequence TTGAACGCACGGATTCTTGGTGGGCGTTATCAACTCCAGGAGGTCATAGGCGGCGGTGGAATGGCAATTGTCTATCGAGCGGTCGATACATTGCTCGATAGAGTGGTGGCCATCAAGATGCTGCGCAGCCAGTTCGTCGAGGACGAGGAGTTTGTCGGACGTTTTCGCCAGGAGGCGCAAAATGCGGCTCGTCTGTCCCACCCGAATATCGTCAACGTATATGATGTCGGAGTCGCCGACAAAGAATACTACATCGTGATGGAATATGTCGATGGTCAGACGTTGAAGGACGTCATCGTCGAGCGGGCGCCGTTGCCTGTTGAAGAGGCAATTGACCTTTGTGTGCAAATCTGCGCAGCTTTAGCACACGCGCATGAACAGCACATTATTCACCGCGACGTCAAGCCACACAACATTCTGGTGAACAAGTTTGGCGTCGTCAAAGTGACGGATTTTGGGATTGCGCGTGCGGTGACAGGCAATACCATCACAGACCGGCAGGCGACGAGCGTCTTGGGCTCTGTTCATTACTTCTCGCCAGAACAGGCGCGTGGTGGACAGACCGACGCCAAAAGCGACATCTATTCGCTTGGCGTCGTACTTTATGAGATGCTCACAGGCAGTTTGCCATTCAGTGGGCCGTCGCCGGTGAGCGTTGCCTTAAAACACTTGCGGGAACAGTTTGTCGAGCCGCGCGAGTTGAACAAGGATATTCCGCAGAGCCTCGAAAATATTATTCTTCGGTGTATGGTGAAGGCGCCAGAGGGCCGCTACGTCAATATGGCCGCTGTGAAGGCTGATTTGGAGGATGCGCTGGAACATCCAAACGTCCCGAAGTTTCAACCGACGCTCGACTACGATGACAAGACCATCGCGGTACCTGTGGTCGGGGATGGCTTCTCCGATGTCTCGCCCGAGATTCGAGCGGTCAAGCCGCGGCGTTCGTGGCGCAGGGTGGGAACTTATATCGGCATTGGCGTCGTTGCCGCCGCGGCGCTTGGCGTGGGTGGATATGCGGCGATTGCCTTGGTCACGCACCTCGTCGAGGTGCCAGATGCCTCGTTGCCGTCGGTCGTCGGGAAGTCTGCGGACGCGGCGATGAAGTCTTTGGAGAACGCGGGCTTTAGCGCGAACCAAATCAAAGAAGACTACGAGCCGAATGCGAGTAAGCCGAAAGGCATCGTGTACGACCAATCGCCAAGCGGCAACACAAAGGTGAAGAGAACCCGCGAGATCACGTTGTATATCAGTAAAGGTGCGCCAAAGATGTCGATGCCGGACGTCACGGGACAGCCCTACGACCAGGCTAAACAATCGCTTATCTCTGCTGGTTTTTCGGCTGCGAATATCACGGAGCAAACGCAAGAGAGTTCGACGGTGCCCTCGGGTCAGGTGATTTCGTCGGACCCTGCCGCCGGTGAGCCGGTGGCCACGAACGGCAAGATTGTCTTGACGGTCAGCCAGCAGGAGAATACGACGGTTCCGAATTTGCTGGGTCTATCCTATGACGACGCCGTACAGGCCTTGGCCAACGCCAACCTCAAGGTCGGTAAGGTCTCTTACAACAAGACGACGCAGATTCCGGACGGGCAGGTGTACTACATCTATCCGTATGTTGAGGGGCAGAGTGTGCCGGCGGGATCGACCGTCAATTTGTACGTGGCCGAAAATCCCGGTAGCACTTCGGGTTCCGGGAACAATAGTACGGGGAATGGCTCGGCCGACAACAATACGACGGCGGGCGGTGGCTCAACGGGATCAGCCAATGGCACAGGCAACGGCACATCGGCATCGTCTACCGCAGAGCCGCACAAAGTCTCGATAACGGTTCAAGCGCAGAAGGGACCAGCCACGCAGGTGGAAGTGGTCATTGACGACGCAAATGGCGACAACCAAGTGGTCGTCAATCAATCTGTGCACAAGACGACGACGTGGCAGGAGACGTTGTATTTGGATCCCGGCCAAACGGGCGATGTGAAAGTTTACGAGAACGGTAAATTGGCCAACGATTATCCGGTTCGAGGATGA
- the rsgA gene encoding ribosome small subunit-dependent GTPase A: MAEGRVVRAISGFFDVSDNGLVRRCRARGVFKKQGVTVLVGDIVMYDPIGTKEGIITSVLPRQSELVRPPIANVNHVLVVFAFVTPDLNFLMLDKTITAALIAGVEPSVVFTKADLVDEETAQRTCAIYRDCGIRTLAIATKQGTGVDAVRELMSGRVNVVAGPSGAGKSTLANALSPGLQLQMGEVSEKIGRGKQTTRHVELFQLDEDTWLADAPGFSQLQLNVESRELKRYFPDFTEPAGTCAYRGCMHVDEEGCGVKAQVDSGRIHRSRYDSYVQMYQELREQEENMY, translated from the coding sequence GTGGCAGAAGGGCGTGTAGTTCGGGCGATTAGCGGGTTTTTCGACGTGTCCGACAACGGTCTGGTGCGGCGATGCCGCGCGCGCGGCGTGTTCAAGAAACAGGGCGTCACAGTTCTTGTTGGCGACATCGTCATGTATGACCCCATCGGCACGAAAGAGGGGATTATCACATCCGTGTTGCCACGGCAATCCGAACTGGTTCGGCCGCCCATTGCGAATGTTAATCACGTCCTGGTTGTCTTTGCATTTGTCACGCCAGACCTCAACTTCTTGATGCTCGACAAGACGATTACGGCTGCGCTTATCGCAGGCGTTGAGCCGAGTGTCGTGTTTACCAAGGCGGATTTGGTAGACGAGGAGACGGCGCAGAGAACGTGTGCCATTTATCGTGATTGCGGGATACGCACCCTGGCCATCGCGACGAAGCAGGGGACGGGTGTCGATGCGGTGCGCGAGTTGATGAGTGGTCGAGTCAATGTCGTTGCCGGCCCTTCTGGTGCCGGAAAATCGACGCTCGCGAACGCGCTGTCTCCAGGTTTACAACTGCAAATGGGGGAAGTTAGCGAAAAGATTGGCCGTGGCAAACAAACCACGCGACACGTCGAACTGTTTCAACTGGACGAGGATACCTGGCTGGCGGATGCACCGGGCTTTAGTCAGTTGCAGTTGAACGTCGAGTCGCGCGAACTCAAACGATATTTCCCGGACTTTACAGAGCCGGCAGGTACTTGCGCGTACCGCGGTTGCATGCATGTGGATGAGGAAGGCTGCGGGGTGAAGGCACAGGTCGATTCTGGGCGAATTCACCGGTCGCGTTACGATAGTTACGTTCAGATGTATCAAGAGTTACGGGAGCAGGAGGAGAACATGTATTGA
- the rpe gene encoding ribulose-phosphate 3-epimerase yields the protein MQIAPSILSADFGKFAAEVEEVIEAGCDWIHVDVMDGQFVPNITMGHQVVEALRKRFDCTLDVHLMVAAPERVISAFAEAGADVITVHKEATPHVHRALEMVRSYGIQAGLALNPGTALDGLEYVDDLIDLLLIMTVNPGFGGQSFIPATLNKIRDARERLVKANRGNVRIEVDGGINLHTIGDAKLAGAEIFVAGSAVFGETDRKAAIAALERALHEAQA from the coding sequence ATGCAGATTGCGCCCTCGATTCTGTCCGCAGACTTTGGGAAGTTTGCGGCGGAAGTCGAAGAGGTCATTGAGGCAGGTTGTGATTGGATTCACGTGGATGTGATGGACGGACAGTTCGTGCCAAACATCACGATGGGCCATCAGGTGGTTGAGGCACTTCGCAAGCGGTTTGATTGCACGCTGGACGTGCACTTGATGGTGGCGGCGCCGGAGCGGGTGATTTCTGCGTTTGCTGAGGCGGGCGCCGATGTCATCACGGTCCACAAAGAGGCTACGCCACATGTACATAGGGCGCTAGAGATGGTTCGCAGTTACGGTATCCAGGCAGGGTTGGCGCTGAACCCGGGTACGGCGCTGGACGGGTTGGAGTATGTCGATGATCTGATTGATTTATTGCTCATTATGACCGTGAACCCGGGATTTGGTGGCCAGTCGTTCATCCCCGCCACACTCAACAAGATTCGCGATGCGAGAGAGCGGTTGGTGAAGGCGAATCGCGGGAATGTTCGTATCGAAGTCGATGGGGGCATCAATTTGCATACCATCGGCGATGCGAAGTTGGCTGGTGCAGAAATTTTTGTAGCGGGATCCGCTGTGTTTGGAGAGACGGACCGCAAAGCGGCCATCGCGGCGTTGGAGCGCGCGCTCCACGAGGCACAGGCGTAA
- the spoVM gene encoding stage V sporulation protein SpoVM gives MKFYTIKLPRFLGGIVKAMLGTFTKDS, from the coding sequence TTGAAATTTTACACAATCAAGTTGCCGCGGTTTTTAGGGGGCATCGTCAAAGCGATGCTGGGCACGTTTACGAAGGATTCCTGA
- the rpmB gene encoding 50S ribosomal protein L28: MARRCEICGRGPQVGNKVSHSHILTKRRWLPNIQLVRANVNGTVKRVRVCTRCLKAGKVTRAV; encoded by the coding sequence ATGGCTAGACGATGTGAAATTTGCGGACGCGGACCTCAGGTCGGCAACAAGGTAAGCCACTCACACATCCTGACCAAACGCCGTTGGCTTCCCAACATCCAGTTGGTACGTGCCAACGTCAACGGGACCGTGAAGCGGGTTCGCGTGTGTACGCGCTGCCTGAAAGCGGGCAAGGTTACGCGCGCTGTATAA
- a CDS encoding Asp23/Gls24 family envelope stress response protein translates to MPKTIETQYGQVSVADEVIATSAGYAAMECEGLAAMASRRQVVDRLTEVFGRDNPGRGVEVRFADGSLHVDLYIVVNYGVNIYETAQTIRQKVHYLLSDTVGVDPTTINIFVQGVKF, encoded by the coding sequence ATGCCGAAGACCATTGAAACGCAGTACGGCCAAGTATCCGTCGCAGACGAAGTCATTGCCACCAGTGCTGGCTACGCGGCGATGGAGTGTGAGGGGCTCGCCGCAATGGCGTCGCGACGTCAGGTGGTAGATCGCCTGACAGAAGTGTTTGGGCGAGATAACCCGGGACGCGGTGTGGAGGTGCGGTTTGCCGATGGTTCTCTGCATGTAGACTTATATATCGTGGTCAATTACGGCGTCAACATTTACGAAACGGCACAGACGATTCGGCAGAAGGTGCATTATCTCTTGTCGGACACCGTCGGCGTAGACCCGACGACCATCAATATTTTTGTTCAAGGTGTGAAGTTTTAG
- the recG gene encoding ATP-dependent DNA helicase RecG, giving the protein MNLRQTPVRSLPGVGPSKETELAALGIHTVNDLLHAFPYRYEDRRVKPLAAWQDGERITVRATVAGEATVRWRGSKSMLSAKLRVDGQNTIFATWFSQHYLKPKMTDGRIVTVTGKWNEQKRLLAVSETSFDAAERVRVGVPFLPVYHASKSFSSRQLHQLILKALDLYANELPELLPFALSQKYRLWSHRDAVRAMHQPTSAEDLRQARRRLVFEEFLLFQMQLHWFREHRAQPLGHHKEISDAAVERFRQALPAQLTDAQMKACEEILADLRAPKMMARLLQGDVGSGKTWVALFACYAAYTAGYQAALMAPTEILAEQHYREAVRVLSPLGVEVRLLTGSTGVKDRRTALSGLASGDVHLIVGTHALLTDDVAFSRLGLVVTDEQHRFGVSQRSVLRAKGESPDVLMLSATPIPRTLALAVYGDVDVSVLNEVPRGRQPIETIAFSMNHEDDAIRLVRRALAKGQQAYIVAPTIEESETMEMAAVTDIFERLQDKLAGYSVALLHGKMSAREKDDIMRRFRDCETQVLVATTVIEVGIDVPNATVMVIYNAERFGLAQLHQLRGRVGRGAEASTCVLLTEVHNETAKARIETMVSTQDGFVIAEKDLELRGPGEFLGVRQSGLPQFAVGDLVRDYKIMTVAREEATAMLQSDAFWLSPAYEPLRKAIEQLPEQAFYRD; this is encoded by the coding sequence GTGAATCTAAGGCAAACGCCCGTGCGCAGCCTGCCAGGGGTCGGTCCCAGTAAGGAGACTGAACTGGCTGCGCTCGGTATTCATACAGTAAACGACTTATTACATGCGTTTCCGTATCGCTATGAGGACCGCAGAGTGAAGCCGCTTGCCGCTTGGCAGGACGGGGAACGCATCACTGTACGTGCAACCGTTGCCGGTGAGGCAACGGTTCGTTGGCGTGGATCGAAATCGATGTTGTCGGCGAAACTTCGCGTTGACGGCCAAAACACGATTTTCGCGACCTGGTTCTCACAGCACTATTTGAAACCAAAAATGACCGATGGGCGCATTGTGACCGTCACAGGGAAGTGGAACGAGCAAAAGCGCCTGCTTGCCGTGTCTGAGACGTCGTTTGACGCCGCTGAACGCGTTCGCGTAGGTGTTCCGTTTTTACCTGTGTATCACGCGAGCAAGTCGTTTTCTTCCCGCCAGTTGCATCAGTTGATTTTAAAGGCATTAGATCTCTATGCGAACGAGTTGCCTGAATTACTTCCGTTTGCTTTATCTCAAAAGTATCGTTTGTGGTCTCATCGCGATGCTGTTCGCGCCATGCATCAACCGACCTCGGCGGAGGATTTGCGCCAGGCGAGACGGCGATTAGTGTTTGAAGAGTTTCTGCTCTTCCAAATGCAACTACACTGGTTTCGCGAACATCGGGCACAACCTTTGGGACACCATAAAGAGATATCCGATGCGGCTGTGGAGCGGTTTCGACAAGCGCTCCCGGCGCAGTTGACCGACGCCCAGATGAAGGCATGCGAGGAAATTCTGGCGGACCTTCGCGCACCAAAGATGATGGCCCGCTTGCTGCAGGGTGACGTTGGTTCAGGAAAGACCTGGGTGGCTTTGTTTGCGTGTTATGCGGCATACACAGCGGGGTACCAAGCGGCGCTCATGGCGCCGACAGAGATTCTGGCGGAACAGCATTATCGGGAAGCAGTACGCGTGTTATCGCCACTTGGCGTCGAAGTGAGACTTTTGACTGGTAGTACGGGTGTCAAAGATCGGCGGACGGCACTGTCTGGTCTCGCCAGTGGTGATGTGCATTTGATTGTCGGTACACACGCATTATTGACAGACGATGTGGCATTTTCTCGACTGGGTTTGGTGGTCACAGACGAGCAGCACCGGTTTGGTGTCTCTCAGCGCTCCGTGTTACGGGCAAAAGGGGAATCTCCGGACGTTCTCATGCTGTCGGCTACGCCAATTCCCAGAACGCTTGCGTTGGCTGTCTACGGGGATGTCGATGTCTCTGTGTTGAATGAGGTGCCGCGAGGACGCCAACCGATTGAAACCATCGCCTTTTCGATGAATCATGAGGACGACGCCATTCGCCTCGTTCGACGAGCTTTGGCCAAAGGCCAGCAGGCCTACATTGTGGCACCGACGATTGAAGAGTCGGAAACGATGGAGATGGCGGCAGTGACCGACATTTTCGAGCGCTTGCAGGACAAGCTCGCGGGCTATTCTGTGGCACTGTTGCACGGCAAGATGAGCGCCCGGGAAAAGGACGACATCATGCGCAGGTTTCGCGACTGCGAGACGCAGGTGTTGGTGGCGACCACCGTGATCGAAGTTGGAATCGACGTGCCGAACGCGACCGTGATGGTGATTTACAACGCGGAACGTTTTGGCCTCGCGCAACTCCATCAATTGCGCGGCCGCGTAGGGCGCGGGGCAGAGGCGAGCACGTGTGTTCTTTTGACGGAAGTGCACAATGAGACTGCGAAAGCGCGCATTGAGACGATGGTATCGACGCAGGATGGTTTTGTGATTGCCGAAAAGGATCTAGAACTGCGTGGACCCGGTGAATTTTTGGGCGTTCGGCAGAGCGGCCTTCCGCAGTTTGCAGTTGGCGATTTGGTACGGGACTACAAAATTATGACGGTTGCCCGCGAGGAAGCGACCGCGATGTTGCAATCGGATGCGTTTTGGTTGTCACCGGCGTATGAGCCGCTTCGGAAGGCGATTGAGCAGTTGCCGGAACAGGCGTTTTACCGGGATTGA
- a CDS encoding alpha/beta-type small acid-soluble spore protein, with protein MANNNSGSNQHLISGASRALDQMKYEIASEFGVQLGAETTARQNGSVGGEITKRLVAFAEQQLSGR; from the coding sequence ATGGCGAATAACAACAGTGGGAGCAACCAGCATTTGATCTCCGGAGCAAGCCGCGCACTTGACCAAATGAAGTACGAAATCGCATCCGAGTTCGGCGTGCAATTGGGCGCTGAGACGACCGCTCGTCAGAACGGTTCGGTCGGTGGTGAGATTACGAAACGTTTGGTGGCGTTTGCTGAACAACAGCTTTCTGGCCGCTAA
- a CDS encoding methionine ABC transporter permease → MIAISTLLSVVIGLPIGILLYMTAAGGLRPNRIVYQVTSIVVNIVRSVPFIILLIALIPFTEWIVGTSIGVNAAIVPLVISAAPFFARVAETALREVHPGVIEAAQSMGASVMMIVWRVLLRESWPSILAGVTLTAVALVGNSAMSGVIGGGGLGDLAVRYGYERFQTNVMIVTTIVLIILVQILQMTGDRVVHHFAKRRG, encoded by the coding sequence ATGATTGCCATTTCGACACTGCTGTCGGTCGTCATCGGATTGCCCATTGGCATCCTGTTATACATGACTGCAGCAGGCGGTTTGCGACCGAATCGGATTGTGTATCAGGTGACATCCATCGTTGTCAACATCGTTCGCTCCGTCCCGTTCATCATTCTGTTAATCGCCCTGATTCCGTTCACAGAATGGATAGTCGGGACATCGATTGGTGTCAACGCGGCGATTGTGCCTTTGGTCATCAGCGCGGCGCCATTTTTCGCCCGCGTCGCTGAAACCGCCCTGCGCGAGGTTCATCCTGGCGTCATTGAAGCAGCGCAGTCGATGGGCGCAAGCGTCATGATGATTGTATGGCGCGTGTTACTTCGGGAATCCTGGCCGAGCATCCTCGCTGGTGTCACGCTCACCGCCGTCGCGCTCGTCGGCAACTCGGCGATGTCTGGCGTCATTGGCGGCGGTGGTTTGGGTGACTTAGCCGTGCGTTATGGTTATGAGCGCTTCCAGACCAACGTCATGATTGTGACGACCATTGTTTTGATTATCCTCGTTCAGATTTTGCAAATGACCGGTGACCGGGTCGTTCACCATTTCGCAAAACGCCGCGGCTAA
- a CDS encoding methionine ABC transporter ATP-binding protein, whose protein sequence is MIILDNISKTYRQSRGGETTAVRNVSLRIETGEVFGLIGYSGAGKSTLLRCINLLERPNAGSVIVDGIDLTRLSKRELNQKRRKIGMIFQHFHLLSSATVAENIAFPLRLAKMPAAQVRARVAQMLQLVGLTGYERQYPSQLSGGQKQRVAIARALAAEPSVLLCDEATSALDPETTKSILSLLKDINRQLGLTIVMVTHQMEVVRDICDRVAVMTEGAIVESGRVLDVLLKPSHDVTKRLFQLHQAPLSLTVPPAATRVIEIAFTGATAHDPILADVAQSTGCTFSILRGTIDTVKDVPFGQLTIAWFGEKTAVDVAIVRLEQAGFMVLEERINDISPQATEVTVSC, encoded by the coding sequence GTGATTATCCTAGACAACATCTCGAAGACATATCGCCAAAGCCGCGGCGGCGAGACCACGGCTGTGCGCAACGTGTCGCTGCGCATTGAGACAGGTGAGGTGTTTGGGCTCATCGGCTATTCCGGTGCCGGCAAAAGTACCCTGTTACGCTGTATCAACTTGTTAGAGCGCCCGAACGCCGGATCGGTCATTGTGGACGGTATCGACCTGACCCGCCTGTCAAAGCGCGAGCTAAACCAGAAACGCAGAAAAATCGGCATGATCTTTCAACATTTTCACCTGCTGTCCTCAGCGACGGTGGCAGAAAATATCGCTTTTCCACTGCGTTTAGCCAAGATGCCCGCCGCGCAAGTGCGTGCACGCGTGGCACAAATGCTCCAACTCGTCGGACTGACTGGCTACGAACGACAGTACCCAAGCCAACTCTCTGGCGGACAAAAACAGCGCGTGGCGATTGCGCGCGCACTCGCGGCCGAGCCGTCTGTGCTCTTGTGTGATGAGGCGACATCCGCGTTAGATCCGGAGACGACAAAATCCATTTTGTCGCTGTTAAAAGACATCAACCGCCAACTCGGTCTGACCATCGTCATGGTGACACACCAAATGGAGGTCGTCCGAGACATCTGCGATCGGGTCGCTGTCATGACGGAAGGCGCCATTGTCGAATCGGGCCGCGTCTTAGATGTGTTGTTGAAACCATCGCACGACGTCACCAAGCGCCTGTTTCAGTTACATCAAGCGCCGCTTTCGCTGACTGTGCCACCGGCGGCTACGCGCGTGATCGAAATCGCCTTTACCGGGGCCACTGCGCACGACCCAATTTTGGCTGACGTCGCGCAATCGACAGGTTGCACGTTTAGCATCCTGCGCGGGACCATTGACACAGTGAAAGATGTTCCCTTTGGTCAATTGACCATCGCTTGGTTCGGTGAGAAAACGGCCGTAGATGTGGCGATTGTGCGGTTGGAACAGGCAGGATTCATGGTGCTGGAAGAACGGATCAATGACATTTCACCACAAGCGACGGAGGTGACTGTATCGTGTTAA
- a CDS encoding MetQ/NlpA family ABC transporter substrate-binding protein, whose translation MRNIKRATAVVAAVTLSSAFAVGCGTAGTDNQSTNNVNGTASAKKEVVLKVAASPTPHAEILNDIKPVLAKEGIDLQVVVYDDYIQPNRALSAGQVDANYFQHKPYLDDYNQKNHTDLVPTVAVHFEPLGLYPGKSKSLSNIPNGATIAVPNDTTNEARALLLLQNAGILKLKNPNSIDETTADIVSNPHNVKIEELDAAAIPRTVHDVDYAVINGNYAIDAGYTTKDALAVEKADSLAAKTYANYIVIRPDEKNDWRIRDLDKAITSPQVKKFIEQKFQGSVVPVF comes from the coding sequence ATGCGCAATATCAAACGTGCGACCGCAGTCGTTGCGGCGGTTACTTTAAGTTCCGCGTTTGCCGTCGGGTGTGGTACCGCGGGGACAGACAATCAATCGACAAACAATGTCAATGGGACTGCTTCTGCGAAAAAGGAGGTCGTCCTGAAGGTTGCCGCCAGCCCGACACCACATGCGGAAATTCTGAATGATATTAAGCCTGTGCTGGCGAAGGAAGGAATCGACTTGCAGGTTGTCGTTTACGACGACTACATTCAGCCGAACCGTGCGCTGTCGGCTGGTCAGGTGGATGCGAATTACTTCCAACACAAGCCGTACTTGGACGACTACAATCAAAAGAACCACACGGATTTGGTGCCGACGGTTGCCGTGCACTTTGAGCCACTCGGCCTTTATCCAGGTAAGAGCAAGTCACTGTCCAACATTCCAAACGGGGCGACCATTGCCGTGCCGAATGATACGACAAACGAGGCGCGTGCACTGTTGCTGCTACAAAACGCAGGGATTTTGAAATTGAAGAACCCAAACAGCATCGACGAGACAACGGCCGATATTGTTTCAAATCCTCACAATGTAAAAATTGAAGAGCTCGATGCGGCCGCAATTCCTCGGACAGTGCACGATGTCGACTACGCTGTCATCAACGGCAACTACGCAATCGACGCCGGTTATACGACGAAGGATGCGCTCGCCGTGGAAAAAGCCGATAGCCTGGCTGCCAAGACTTATGCCAATTACATTGTCATCCGCCCAGACGAGAAGAACGACTGGCGGATTAGAGACCTTGATAAGGCGATCACCTCGCCACAGGTGAAAAAATTTATTGAACAGAAATTCCAGGGTTCTGTTGTCCCCGTATTTTAA